Proteins found in one Dermacentor silvarum isolate Dsil-2018 chromosome 8, BIME_Dsil_1.4, whole genome shotgun sequence genomic segment:
- the LOC119461995 gene encoding metabotropic glutamate receptor, producing the protein MLRRRGWWAWPAARPILWLWLWPWLWLEPPGGWAMKAHVPGDIVLGGLFPIHEKGERTRCGKINKDRGIQRLEAMLFAIDRINADPSLLGGIRLGATILDTCSSDTYALNQSLEFIRASLNTVDTNAFQCSDGLPPKLRFSSRAITGVVGGSYSEVSLQVANLLRLFRIPQISPASTGTSLSDKTRYDFFARTVPPDTFQALAMVDVVQRFNWSYVSLVTSEGQYGDSGMTAFTREARARNICIAVNEKVPHSATPDTFDQIYQNLLLKATARGVILFTRAEDARGVLAAAKRANRTEDFVWVASDGWGKQEKLVEGLEEVAEGAITIELESRFIPDFDAYMRNLTVENNRRNPWFKEYWEDVFQCVVRDDDEAGSAAATTTRRSGNGSSLPTCSKNLRLDESVGYLQETKVQFVLDAVYAMAHALHKVWEHLCEPRNELYCNAMRDMDGGVLYKKYLLNVTFEDLAGSVVRFDPKGDGLAPYRIYNYQRQQPNTSRYEYRAVGRWLDELQLNVDEVRWTRNSRGVPVSICSDKCGVGEIKIVQAGDTCCWICNRCEPWQYVLDEYTCADCGDGRWPYAHKLSCYNLTLQYMRFDSIFAVVPVVIACLGIVLTLATMAVFIANNETPIVKASGRELSYLLLSGILICYLMTFVLLLKPAPASCASQRFGVGLGFSIIYSALLTKTNRISRIFESARRSARRPSFISPKSQVVISLMLISVQVVASVVWFVVEPPSVRREHPDGKRDQVILKCRIKDSSFLVSLVYNMMLICVCTVYAIKTRKIPENFNESKFIGFTMYTTCIIWLAFVPIYFGTGNSFQWITHFLDIVVHSAVIRDWT; encoded by the exons ATGCTGAGGCGCCGAGGGTGGTGGGCGTGGCCGGCTGCACGGCCGATCCTCTGGCTCTGGCTCTGGCCCTGGCTGTGGCTGGAGCCCCCCGGCGGCTGGGCCATGAAGGCACACGTTCCGGGGGACATCGTGCTGGGTGGGCTGTTTCCAATCCACGAGAAGGGCGAGCGCACCAGGTGCGGCAAGATCAACAAGGACCGCGGTATCCAGCGGCTGGAGGCCATGCTGTTCGCCATCGACCGCATAAACGCGGACCCGTCGTTGCTTGGCGGCATCCGGCTCGGGGCCACCATCCTGGACACCTGCTCGAGCGACACGTACGCGCTCAACCAGTCGCTCGAGTTCATCCGGGCCTCGCTCAACACCGTGGACACCAACGCCTTCCAGTGCTCGGACGGGTTACCGCCCAAGTTACGCTTCAGCAGCCGCGCCATCACCGGCGTCGTCGGCGGCTCCTACTCGGAGGTCTCGCTCCAG GTAGCCAACCTGCTGCGGCTCTTCCGTATCCCCCAGATCAGCCCCGCGTCGACGGGCACCTCGCTAAGCGACAAGACCCGCTACGACTTCTTCGCGCGCACCGTACCACCGGACACGTTCCAGGCGCTCGCCATGGTGGACGTGGTGCAGCGCTTCAACTGGTCCTACGTGTCTCTCGTCACGTCCGAGGGCCAGTACGGCGATTCGGGCATGACCGCCTTCACGCGGGAGGCCCGGGCGCGCAACATCTGCATCGCCGTCAACGAGAAGGTCCCGCACTCGGCGACCCCGGACACCTTCGACCAGATCTACCAGAACCTGCTGCTCAAGGCCACCGCCCGGGGCGTCATCCTCTTCACTCGGGCCGAGGACGCGCGGGGCGTCCTCGCGGCCGCCAAGCGGGCCAACCGGACCGAGGACTTCGTCTGGGTGGCCAGCGACGGCTGGGGTAAGCAAGAGAAGCTCGTCGAAGGGCTCGAGGAGGTGGCCGAAGGCGCCATCACCATCGAGCTCGAGTCGCGCTTCATACCGGACTTCGACGCGTACATGCGGAACCTGACGGTGGAGAACAACCGGCGCAACCCGTGGTTCAAGGAGTACTGGGAAGACGTGTTCCAGTGCGTCGTGCGAGACGACGACGAGGCCGGCAGCGCGGCCGCGACCACCACCAGGAGGAGCGGCAACGGCAGCTCGCTGCCCACCTGCTCCAAGAACCTGCGACTCGACGAGTCCGTCGGTTACCTGCAGGAGACCAAGGTGCAGTTCGTGCTGGACGCCGTGTACGCCATGGCGCACGCGCTCCACAAGGTGTGGGAGCACCTGTGCGAGCCGCGGAACGAGCTCTACTGCAACGCCATGCGCGACATGGACGGCGGGGTGCTGTACAAGAAGTATCTGCTCAACGTCACGTTCGAAG actTGGCCGGCAGCGTCGTCCGGTTCGACCCCAAGGGCGACGGCCTGGCGCCGTACCGCATCTACAACTACCAGCGGCAGCAGCCGAACACCTCGCGCTACGAGTACCGCGCCGTGGGCCGCTGGCTGGACGAGCTCCAGCTCAACGTGGACGAGGTGCGCTGGACACGCAACAGCCGCGGCGTGCCGGTGTCCATCTGCAGCGACAAGTGCGGGGTTGGCGAGATCAAGATCGTGCAGGCCGGTGACACCTGCTGTTGGATCTGCAACCGCTGCGAGCCGTGGCAGTACGTGCTCGACGAGTACACGTGCGCAGACTGTGGCGACGGCCGCTGGCCGTACGCGCACAAGCTCAGCTGCTACAACCTGACGCTGCAGTACATGCGCTTCGACTCCATCTTCGCCGTGGTGCCGGTGGTGATCGCGTGCCTGGGCATCGTGCTCACGCTGGCCACCATGGCCGTGTTCATCGCCAACAACGAGACGCCCATCGTGAAGGCCTCGGGTCGCGAGCTCAGCTACCTGCTCCTGTCGGGCATCCTCATCTGCTACCTCATGACGTTCGTACTGCTGCTCAAGCCGGCGCCGGCGTCGTGCGCGTCGCAGCGCTTCGGCGTCGGCCTCGGCTTCTCCATCATCTACAGCGCGCTGCTCACGAAGACGAACCGCATCTCGCGCATCTTCGAGAGCGCCCGCCGTTCGGCGCGAAGGCCGTCCTTCATCAGTCCAAAGTCGCAG GTGGTGATCTCGCTCATGCTGATCTCGGTGCAAGTGGTGGCGAGCGTGGTGTGGTTCGTGGTCGAGCCGCCGAGCGTGCGCCGAGAGCACCCGGACGGCAAGCGCGACCAGGTGATCCTCAAGTGCCGCATCAAGGACTCCAGTTTCCTCGTGTCCCTGGTCTACAACATGATGCTCATCTGCGTGTGCACCGTGTACGCCATCAAGACGCGCAAGATACCCGAGAACTTCAATGAGTCCAAGTTCATCGGCTTCACCATGTACACCACCTGCATCATCTGGCTCGCGTTCGTGCCGATCTACTTCGGCACCGGAAACTCATTCCAG TGGATCACTCACTTCTTGGACATTGTGGTACACAGCGCTGTGATACGAGACTGGACGTAG